TTATACCGTATTACAAACAGGAGTGAACGGAACACCCAGTCCACATACATTCCGATCCATACACCAAGAACTCCCATTTTTAACGTACCCGCAAAGAAATAACTGCTTGCAACTCGGAATACCCACATGGAAAATACGCTGACCTCCATGGTATATTTTGCATCTCCCGCAGCACGCAGGACATTCGGCAATGCAAAACTTAATGGCCAGATCAGCATGGCACAAATGGAAAATGTCCGCAGAAGCTGCACTGTAATCGTAAATGCCTCCCCGGAAAGAGAAAAACAGCCAACCAATGGCCGAACCAGGATCAATAACGTAATGTCCGTCAGACACATGCCGCCATATGCAAGTCCCAACAGTTTTTTACTGTACCGTTTTGCCTGTTCTTTTTCCCCTGCACCGATACATCGTCCGATTACTGTGACCATTGCAAGCCCGATGGCAATTCCCGGAATATTTGCAAAGCCTGCGATGCTGTTTGCTACGGCATTTGCTGCGATCGCAGCCGTTCCAAATGTTGCAGTCAGGCTTGATACTAAAAGTTTGCCGATCTGAAACATTCCATTTTCAATACCACTTGGAATACCGATCTTAAGAATTTTCCCGATCACGTCTTTCTTTGGACGCATACATCCCGGTGTCGTGATGCAGAGCGGATTATCTTTTTTCGACAACAACACTACCATAACAAGTGCAGATACCATTCGTGCGATCAGTGTCGCAAGCGCCGCACCTGTCACACCGATTCCAAACCCATAAATCAAAATCGCATTGCCTCCGATATTGATCACATTCATAACAAGGCTTGTATACATGCTGATCTTACTATTCCCTATGCTTCGAAACAGTGCTGCTCCTGCATTATACACGCCGAGGAACGGATAAGATATCGCAGAGATCAGAAAATAAATCTGAGCTGCGTCCATAACATCTGCTTCGATCTGTCCGAAAATTGCACGCAATAAAAAACGGTGCAGAAACAGTACCAGTATCATCACAGTACCAGATGATGTGAGCATGATAAACATCAACTGACCCGCCGAAAGTTTTGCTTTCTCCGGCATTTTTTTACCGAGATACTGGCTGCACACAACAGCTCCACCGGTCGCAAGCGCCGACAATATCTGGATCAACAGCACACTGATACTGTCTACAAGCGATACGCCCGAAACCGCAGCTTCCCCGCAGGATGACACCATTAAAGTATCAAACAGACCAATGCTGAGTGCCAGCATCTGTTCAATGATCAGTGGTATGATCAATTTTTTTAAATCTTCTCTTGTAAAAAGCGGCTGCTCCATATTTCTCCTCATTTCCTGCATATAAAAATCTTATTTTAAAATTTATCCCCATGCAAAACGTGGCACAGCTTACGCCATGCCACGTTACTCTCTCGTCATACTGACATTTTATTTAAAATATACTGTTATGCACTGGATTGATTCATGCCAACAGTTTCTTACACATTATCTTATGCAAGTGCTGCTGTAATGATAGCCATAGAATAAACTTCTGCTGCATTACATCCACGGGACAAATCGTTGATCGGAGCATTTAATCCAAGTAAGATCGGTCCATAAGCCTCGAAGTTACCAAGACGCTGTGCAATCTTGTATCCGATATTTCCTGCATTGATATCCGGGAAGATAAATGTGTTTGCATGACCTGCAACCGGATTACCCGGGCATTTAGTACGTGCTACACGCGGAGAAACTGCTGCGTCGAACTGAAGTTCTCCTTCAATTGGAAGATCCGGGTATTTTGCCTTTGCTTTGCTTGCTGCGTTGCGCATTTTGTCTACATCCTCACCTTTACCGGAACCGAGTGTAGAGTAGCTTAAGAATGCAACCTTAGGATCAACACCGAAAATCTTCGCACACTGTGCTGTCTCACCTGCGATCTCAACTAACTCATCCTCTGTCGGATGAATATTGATCGCACAGTCACCCATTGCAAGAACTTCGTTCTCACCGGTAGCTGCAGGACGAACCATGATAAAGCAGGAAGATACGATTGTATTGCCCGGTTTTGTTTTGATCAGCTGTAATGCCGGACGTACAGTATCTGCTGTTGAATAAGTAGCTCCACCAAGAAGTGCATCAGCAACGCCCATTTTTACAAGCATTGTTCCGAAGTAGTTTGCCTGGGAAAGGATACCCTTTGCCTGCTCCGGTGTCACACCTTTACTCTTACGAAGTTCGCAGAATAAAGAAATCATCTCATCCATTCTGTCGTAGTTAGCCGGATCAATGATCTCTGCTCCACGGATATTAAAACCGCTCTCCTCAGCCTCTACAGCGATTTTCTCCGGGCTACCGATTAAGATCGGATGAAGGAATGTTCCTGCTAACAGACGGGAAGCAGCTTCTAAAATACGAGGATCATCGCCTTCTGTAAATACGATTTTCTTAGGATCTTTTTTTAAGATGTCGATCAGTTGTCCAAATCCAAACATGATTATTTCCTCACTTTTTATATAATGTAATTGGCGCTCTCTACCAGCGCGTGTCATGTTTTCATTATATAGCAGTTTTTTTGAAATTCAATATTTGTATTCAAATAAATGCAGTTTTATTTGACATATTCTCTCAATTTTGATATACTGTCAGTATCTTTGTGAAAAAATTAACGTAAATTGTATTTTTCTTCATACAAAAAGGTACCGCAGATCAGATTATGACCTGCGGTACCTTTTATTTATCACATGAAAACCCGTTTACTCTTCACTGTCTGCGGATTCTCTCTCCTTTTTATTTCCTGCATTTCGGATTGCCCCAAAAAGTTCCGGCACATGCTGCTCTTTATCCGGTTTTGTTGCAAGCATGAATCTGCGGAAGAAAAATAATATTCCAATGCTGACAACCGAAAGCAGATCTTCCAGTGCTGATGTTTTCTGCACGATCATATGGCGTGCGATCAAAAAGATCAACACTTCCATGATATTCTGGGAACTCGGTTTGCAGAGCATCTTGATAAACTCCAACCCGATCACCACATCAAAAACGGCATCAAGAAAGATAAGAAACGCTTCCGCGTCCGTCCGGTTCTGCCAGTATAATAAGAGTTCCGGAAAAAGATTAAGTGTTGCAATGACCACACCGATCACGGCAACTAATGCTATGATGAGTTCTAAACCTTCACTTACCTGATACAGTCCTTTTCTGAGTTTATCCACTGTTATTCCTTTCAACTATCAAAATCAATCCAATCAATGCACGCTCTGCGAACATTCCGATTGTCATAAATTAAAACCGAGCGCCTCCCATCGAATCCAGACCACAGACGTTACCTCCACAGTTAACTCGGCCCAGGCACCCTTACGGCACACAAGAGCTTCTGCTTAGGGCTGCTCCATTCCTGACCTGACCCGGTTCACAGATTCCTGTTGCGTAAGACCCAAACTTCAACGCCACTTATGAAGGGCAGCTCCACAATCTGACAACCCTCCGTTCGGCATCACCCCAGCTATAGCGGATTGCTGGTTCAGGGTACCGCTACCACCCCGGCTGCTCGGAGATTTAAGTATAGCCTATTTTGCCCTGTATTGTCAAGACGGATACAGCTCTTTGGACTTCTTTTTCTGGCGAAGTTCCTTGAAAAATGTGGAAAGCATTTCCGAACACTCTTCTCCTAACACTCCTTTTTCAATCTCGACCTGATGGTTGAACTGCTGCATCTGAAGCAGATTTAGCACCGAACCGGCACATCCCGCCTTCGGATTCATGCTTCCGATCACCACTTTTTTCATCCGGCTCTGAACGATCGCCCCTGCACACATCTGGCACGGCTCTAACGTCACATACATCGTACAGTCCTCTAACCGCCAGTCTCCCGTTTTCCTGCTTGCCTTACGTATGGCAGTCAGTTCCGCATGTGCTAACGTATTGCCTTCTGTATTTCTTCTGTTATACCCGCGTGCAATGATCTTATCATCCTGCACGATCACGCAGCCGATCGGTACTTCATCTAAGGCGTATGCTTTCCTTGCCTGCCGGATCGCTGCTTTCATGTATTTTTCATCCTGATTCATGGACAGTTTCCCCAAAATGTTATACTATATAATATGCAGTATTTTACCGCACTTTTTCATTTTTGTCGAGAAGGGAGCACCTTGCATGCAGCGAAAAAACGCTTCTTTAAAATATGAATTTGAGACAGAGCGCCTGTTCCTAAAAGTCCTGACTCCAAACTACGCCAATGCAGTCTTAAATTTCCAGAACCGCAACCGCGAAAGTTTTGAAGCCTATGAACCGGCTAGACTGGATAATTTTTATACTGCATCCTACCAGCAGGCTGTTTTGAAATGTGAATGGGATCTCGCCCTGAAACAGCAGTGCATCCGTTTCTATGTTTTCCGGAAAGAAGATCCCCTGACGATCATCGGAACCGTATGCCTTCATGACATCCGCTTTGCCGCATATTCCTGTACAGAAATTGGCTATAAATTTGACGCAGCATTTCGTCACATGGGGTATGCCACAGAAGCTGTCAAAGGTGCTATGCGTCTTGCCTTTTATGATCTCCATCTTCACCGCGTGTTTGCTCGCGTTATGCCGGAAAATAAAGCATCCATATATCTTTTAGAATCAATTGGTTTCCAATACGAAGGTGTAGAACGCGGCTGCTTTCTTATCCAGAACCGCTGGGAAGACCATCTGCGCTACGCATACCTCAACCCATCTGATGAAAGCTAAGGATTATTTACTTATAACTATTCCTCTATAAAACGATACCAGCAGCCAAACCGGTTTTCCACCTGCTCCGGCATAAATTCCGGAAACCCAAAGATGATCGCCATAACACGCTCCTGATTCTGATAAATTCCAGGCACTCCGAGAAACCATTTATCTTCGTTATCTTCTTCTATTTTTCCAAGCACAAGATATCTGTAATTAAAAAATCCATGCAGCAAAAAACTATTATTTCCAAGATACCAGTATTTCCTCGGAAGCTCTCTGATATCCTTTAATTCAATTTTAATGCAGGTAATATTCTTTTCTGAAAAAGGCATGCTTGCCGGATGACTTTTTAAAAACTGTTCCCAGATATCCTTCCACTGGTACTGTGGGAAGAAATTACGGGCTGGAAGTTCGGTTGCTCTGAGTTCATTGTCAGATTCCCGGTCAAATTGGGCGGTCTGGATTTTATTTTCCTGTTGTTTTTCTTCTGCATATATATTTTCTTCCGTCTGCTCTGCCTTCCACTCTATGAAGTGTTCCATATCCACAGCAAGTGGCTCTCCCTCTGTCCATCGGCTCATAAAAATACTTCCATCTTCACTGCACAAAAAAATTCCTTCCATCTCAAAAAAGCTAAGCAATGATGTCGGTATATGTGCTGTTTTCATAATTACGTTAAAATCCCCTGCACCATTACGGACATCCATTTCTCCAATCAGGCTTCCTTCTATCCCCCTGCCCTGTTTACGGAACAGATAAATCTTACAATGAGTCTGTGCCGCATAGACACCCCGCAGATGGATTTCTAATCTGCATTCTTCTCCACGCAGCTCGATTCGGGCAAATCCTGTATTTCCTGCTTTTTTTGTATTTTCATAGGCATATATATATGTAATAAACCGTTTCATTCCCGCCATAGGCACTCTCTGTTACTTTTTTTCTATTTATATGCTGATTTTTCTGTTCTATGTCAAATATACTGTTGACTTTTTTTATTAATTATCATATGATAATTTTAGTAACAATTACTATTATTAAGAAAGGATGGTAAAATGCTGAAACGAAGTAAGCAGCGGGAATCCATCAAGAAGTTTTTAATCTCGCGTTATGACCACCCTACCGCAGAGACCGTCTATATGAATATCAAGGAAGAATTTCCGAATATCAGCCTTGGCACGGTATACCGCAATCTCTCATTGCTTGCAGATATCGGTGAGATCCAGAAGCTGTCTACAGGAATCGGACCTGATCGTTTTGACGGTAATCCAAAACCACATTACCATTTTATCTGTAAAGAATGTGGAAGCGTTCTGGATCTGAATGTAACAGGACTGGATCATATCAATGTTCTTGCCGCACAGGACTTTGACGGCGAGATTGAAGGACATGTAACATATTTTTATGGAAAATGCCCTTCCTGCAAAGGCAAAATACAGACTTCCTGATTGTTTTCCCTCAAAAACTTCAAAAATGACGTAAAAATAGTCTTGACAAAAAGAAGTTTTTCATTTAAAATCAGTAATAGTTACTGATATCAATTTAAAGCACACAGTAATAGATTTCAAATAAGCGGGGAAATCTATTACAGTAAACAAATAATATTTTTCAAAAAGGAGATTAAGATTATGGCAAAGTATGTATGTACAGTATGTGGTTATGTTTATGAAGGCGATGCAGCTCCGGAGATCTGCCCGGTATGTAAAGCTCCAGCTGAGAAGTTCAAATTACAGGAAGGTGAAAAAGTATGGGCTGCTGAGCACGTTGTAGGCGTTGCAAAAGGCGTAAGCGAAGATATCGTATCTGATTTAAGAGCAAACTTCGAGGGCGAGTGCTCTGAAGTTGGTATGTATCTTGCAATGGCTCGTGTTGCT
The Roseburia rectibacter DNA segment above includes these coding regions:
- a CDS encoding MATE family efflux transporter; this translates as MEQPLFTREDLKKLIIPLIIEQMLALSIGLFDTLMVSSCGEAAVSGVSLVDSISVLLIQILSALATGGAVVCSQYLGKKMPEKAKLSAGQLMFIMLTSSGTVMILVLFLHRFLLRAIFGQIEADVMDAAQIYFLISAISYPFLGVYNAGAALFRSIGNSKISMYTSLVMNVINIGGNAILIYGFGIGVTGAALATLIARMVSALVMVVLLSKKDNPLCITTPGCMRPKKDVIGKILKIGIPSGIENGMFQIGKLLVSSLTATFGTAAIAANAVANSIAGFANIPGIAIGLAMVTVIGRCIGAGEKEQAKRYSKKLLGLAYGGMCLTDITLLILVRPLVGCFSLSGEAFTITVQLLRTFSICAMLIWPLSFALPNVLRAAGDAKYTMEVSVFSMWVFRVASSYFFAGTLKMGVLGVWIGMYVDWVFRSLLFVIRYKRGKWLNKRVV
- the pta gene encoding phosphate acetyltransferase encodes the protein MFGFGQLIDILKKDPKKIVFTEGDDPRILEAASRLLAGTFLHPILIGSPEKIAVEAEESGFNIRGAEIIDPANYDRMDEMISLFCELRKSKGVTPEQAKGILSQANYFGTMLVKMGVADALLGGATYSTADTVRPALQLIKTKPGNTIVSSCFIMVRPAATGENEVLAMGDCAINIHPTEDELVEIAGETAQCAKIFGVDPKVAFLSYSTLGSGKGEDVDKMRNAASKAKAKYPDLPIEGELQFDAAVSPRVARTKCPGNPVAGHANTFIFPDINAGNIGYKIAQRLGNFEAYGPILLGLNAPINDLSRGCNAAEVYSMAIITAALA
- the tadA gene encoding tRNA adenosine(34) deaminase TadA, with protein sequence MNQDEKYMKAAIRQARKAYALDEVPIGCVIVQDDKIIARGYNRRNTEGNTLAHAELTAIRKASRKTGDWRLEDCTMYVTLEPCQMCAGAIVQSRMKKVVIGSMNPKAGCAGSVLNLLQMQQFNHQVEIEKGVLGEECSEMLSTFFKELRQKKKSKELYPS
- a CDS encoding GNAT family N-acetyltransferase, whose product is MQRKNASLKYEFETERLFLKVLTPNYANAVLNFQNRNRESFEAYEPARLDNFYTASYQQAVLKCEWDLALKQQCIRFYVFRKEDPLTIIGTVCLHDIRFAAYSCTEIGYKFDAAFRHMGYATEAVKGAMRLAFYDLHLHRVFARVMPENKASIYLLESIGFQYEGVERGCFLIQNRWEDHLRYAYLNPSDES
- a CDS encoding DUF6128 domain-containing protein; protein product: MAGMKRFITYIYAYENTKKAGNTGFARIELRGEECRLEIHLRGVYAAQTHCKIYLFRKQGRGIEGSLIGEMDVRNGAGDFNVIMKTAHIPTSLLSFFEMEGIFLCSEDGSIFMSRWTEGEPLAVDMEHFIEWKAEQTEENIYAEEKQQENKIQTAQFDRESDNELRATELPARNFFPQYQWKDIWEQFLKSHPASMPFSEKNITCIKIELKDIRELPRKYWYLGNNSFLLHGFFNYRYLVLGKIEEDNEDKWFLGVPGIYQNQERVMAIIFGFPEFMPEQVENRFGCWYRFIEE
- a CDS encoding Fur family transcriptional regulator — translated: MLKRSKQRESIKKFLISRYDHPTAETVYMNIKEEFPNISLGTVYRNLSLLADIGEIQKLSTGIGPDRFDGNPKPHYHFICKECGSVLDLNVTGLDHINVLAAQDFDGEIEGHVTYFYGKCPSCKGKIQTS